DNA from Gemmatimonadota bacterium:
AATATTTTTTGACCTGTAGGGTATGACATGTCTGAGGTTTCTAAGTCTGATTATCTGGTCATTGGCAGTGGTATTGCAGGCCTTTCATTTGCGCTTAAAGCAGCAGAGACCGGGTCTGTTACCCTGATTACTAAAAAAGAGTTTCAGGAATCCAATACCAATTACGCACAGGGCGGTATTGCTTCTGTTTTGCATCCAGACGATTCGTTTGCGCTTCACAGGGAAGATACCATTCAGGCTGGCGCGGGTTTGTGCCGCGAAGATGTGGTGGATCTGGTGGTGCAGGCAGGTCCCGATATGGTTAAGGCACTCATTGCCTGGGGGGCCGAGTTTACGCGAGCGAGTGAGGAGGGTGTGAAGGCGAGTGAACAGCGTACAACTCAAAATCTCGCGCTCGGGCGCGAGGGCGGGCATTCGAAGCATCGCATTGTGTATGCCGCTGATCTGACCGGGCGAGAGATTGAGCGGGCGTTGACCGAAGCAGCGGCAGCACATCCCAATATCGCGTTGTACGAGCATCACATGGCGATTGATTTGATTACGGAACACCATGTGTATGGTTCGAAAATTTCAACGCCGGGGAAAATTCAGTGTTGGGGTGTTTACGCACTGGATGCCGTGCATGGACAGGTGAAGACCTTTTTGGCAAAGTTTACGCTGTTGTGTAGCGGTGGGAGTGGTCAGATTTATTTGCATTCGACCAATCCGGCCATTGCAACGGGCGATGGTATTGCCATGGCGTATCGCGCAGGCGCAAGTGTGGGCAATTTGGAGTTTATGCAGTTTCATCCCACGACGCTTTATCACCGGGATGCCGATTCATTTTTGATTTCTGAAGCGGTGCGCGGGCATGGCGGTATTCTGGTGGATCGGGCGGGGCGGGCGTTTATGGCCGATTATCACGAGATGGGGCCGCTTGCACCTCGGGATGTGGTTGCGCGGGCGATTGATAGCGAGTTGAAAAAGAGCGGTGATCCCTGTGTGTTTCTCGATATTACACATTGTCCGGGCGCAGAGCTTCAGGAACGTTTTCCCACGATTTATGAACGGTGTTTGCAGTTTGGCATTGATATAACGCAGCAGCCCATTCCG
Protein-coding regions in this window:
- the nadB gene encoding L-aspartate oxidase; protein product: MSEVSKSDYLVIGSGIAGLSFALKAAETGSVTLITKKEFQESNTNYAQGGIASVLHPDDSFALHREDTIQAGAGLCREDVVDLVVQAGPDMVKALIAWGAEFTRASEEGVKASEQRTTQNLALGREGGHSKHRIVYAADLTGREIERALTEAAAAHPNIALYEHHMAIDLITEHHVYGSKISTPGKIQCWGVYALDAVHGQVKTFLAKFTLLCSGGSGQIYLHSTNPAIATGDGIAMAYRAGASVGNLEFMQFHPTTLYHRDADSFLISEAVRGHGGILVDRAGRAFMADYHEMGPLAPRDVVARAIDSELKKSGDPCVFLDITHCPGAELQERFPTIYERCLQFGIDITQQPIPVVPAAHYMCGGVFTDTQGRTDIERLYASGEVACTGLHGANRLASNSLLEALVFSDRAFSDIRQHIDARLDFPDVPAWQDDDVFNTEEWVLLSHDRQEVQRLMWDYVGIVRSDFRLKRAARRIGVIVQEVEEFYKRTQVTEALLELRNMTTVAALTVRCALSRRESRGLHYTLDCPVPFKSAKDTVVSAWETWGAGLPVIEV